A portion of the Shimia isoporae genome contains these proteins:
- a CDS encoding glycosyltransferase, translating into MRKVDQSKASRNEFWSVDSQPEKLSGRVALWRAPAVLVTFVLICAGGLIALQNWEPLSRLFPSGDWVFVPVRDHHSVAIRHFLVSFFLAFGLFCNGTIEAKARLIVALLGYFFVFCATLDYAAYGISLVTGLPPDLNVQEIAGGLAGFAVFSTQVFRRGAMPDSVEMTIQPRRKRVVATRFFAVTLLAATLSYQVTQLDPQFITKLRSFSLLGGLGPGVFLFLPSLFLMLYLLSCWDRRRDTPDPQFRPPLSIVIPAHNEEYIIAHTVAAIEAAAIEYGGEVNVLVVNNNSSDSTRAVTEAAFAKTRHVNGRVIDEARPGKAHALNRGFAEVQTDFVIRIDADTQIHSDALWRALSHFSDPTLGCLGGVPFTRGRSFFERARQSEVLVNHGYYAIGTDAIEALVAIPGMFAVYRSEFPRLLGGFAFGLNGEDSDMSMRIGEMGYRVMVDPKVRYESEVPATLHHMREQRMRWFRSAFHIAARCAEASRINHRSLRGIVILPLMLLNTSFRAMSIGLIFFGMIEFMDPFSPEMRPQLSAIFAVAIGAPFLVSIMATLINRSWRALLYVPEYTLFRLFRSYYTLESLLSITVTPASRPDKKPVVLEPLERVETASSERGKDLAVAGS; encoded by the coding sequence ATGCGTAAAGTTGATCAAAGCAAAGCGTCCCGGAACGAGTTCTGGAGTGTAGACAGCCAGCCGGAAAAACTCTCTGGCCGGGTGGCCCTTTGGCGTGCGCCAGCCGTTCTGGTGACGTTTGTCCTGATTTGCGCGGGCGGACTCATTGCTTTGCAGAACTGGGAGCCCTTGAGCCGCCTGTTTCCTTCGGGCGATTGGGTTTTTGTCCCTGTTCGGGATCACCATTCCGTCGCCATTCGCCATTTCTTGGTGTCGTTCTTTTTGGCGTTTGGCCTGTTTTGCAATGGCACCATCGAGGCCAAGGCGCGGTTGATCGTTGCCTTGCTCGGGTATTTCTTCGTGTTCTGTGCGACGCTGGACTACGCAGCTTACGGAATTTCGTTGGTGACGGGCCTTCCTCCGGATTTGAATGTGCAGGAGATCGCTGGCGGGCTGGCGGGTTTCGCGGTTTTTTCAACGCAGGTGTTCCGGCGCGGGGCAATGCCGGATTCGGTGGAAATGACCATCCAGCCGCGGCGTAAGCGTGTTGTCGCGACCCGTTTCTTCGCCGTGACGCTTCTTGCAGCGACACTGTCCTATCAGGTTACCCAGTTGGACCCGCAATTCATCACGAAGTTGCGGTCGTTCTCGCTGTTGGGCGGACTAGGGCCGGGCGTTTTCCTGTTCTTACCGAGTCTCTTTTTGATGCTCTACCTTTTGTCGTGTTGGGATCGCCGCAGGGACACTCCGGATCCACAGTTCCGGCCGCCATTGTCGATTGTGATCCCCGCACACAATGAGGAATATATCATTGCGCACACCGTTGCCGCGATTGAGGCTGCTGCGATTGAATACGGCGGTGAGGTGAATGTACTCGTTGTAAACAATAACTCATCGGACTCCACTCGCGCTGTTACCGAGGCCGCTTTTGCGAAAACACGTCATGTGAATGGACGGGTCATTGACGAGGCGAGACCGGGTAAGGCGCATGCGCTCAACCGAGGTTTTGCGGAGGTACAAACAGACTTTGTGATCCGCATTGATGCCGATACGCAAATCCACTCCGATGCACTTTGGCGGGCGTTGTCGCACTTCAGTGATCCGACGCTCGGCTGTCTTGGCGGCGTGCCCTTCACCCGTGGTCGCAGTTTCTTTGAGAGGGCGCGGCAGTCTGAAGTTTTGGTGAACCACGGCTATTATGCGATTGGCACCGACGCGATCGAGGCGCTGGTTGCCATACCCGGCATGTTCGCGGTGTACCGCTCCGAGTTTCCCAGATTGCTTGGTGGCTTTGCGTTTGGCTTGAACGGCGAAGACTCAGACATGTCGATGCGCATCGGTGAGATGGGGTATCGCGTGATGGTCGATCCGAAGGTGCGCTATGAGAGTGAGGTGCCTGCCACGCTGCATCACATGCGCGAACAACGGATGCGCTGGTTCAGGTCCGCGTTTCACATCGCCGCGCGTTGTGCCGAAGCGTCGCGCATCAATCACCGGTCTTTGCGAGGGATCGTTATTCTTCCGCTGATGCTGTTGAACACGTCATTCCGTGCCATGTCGATCGGGCTGATATTTTTTGGCATGATCGAGTTCATGGATCCGTTCTCGCCAGAGATGCGGCCGCAGCTAAGTGCTATCTTTGCTGTTGCGATAGGAGCACCGTTCCTTGTGTCGATCATGGCGACGTTGATCAACCGATCCTGGCGCGCTTTGCTTTATGTTCCGGAGTACACGCTGTTCCGGTTGTTTCGGAGCTACTACACGCTAGAGAGTTTGTTGAGCATCACAGTGACGCCCGCCAGCAGACCGGACAAAAAGCCGGTCGTGTTGGAGCCGTTGGAGAGGGTGGAAACTGCGTCGTCTGAGCGAGGCAAAGACCTCGCTGTTGCAGGGAGCTGA
- a CDS encoding NAD-dependent epimerase/dehydratase family protein, which produces MNNIVVIGGDGFCGWPTSLHLSRRGYDVTIVDNLSRRRIDDDLGAQSLTPITTIEDRITAWEEVSGRTIRFEMLDVAQEFDRLVSLLAELKPEAVVHFGEQRAAPYSMRGLTEKRYTVDNNINATHNLLAAIAGLDLDTHVVHLGTMGVYGYDGDGLEIPEGYQKVKVTGDDGTEFDREILYPTNPGSVYHMTKSMDQLLFQFYAKNDRMRITDLHQGIVWGTQTPETKLDERLINRFDYDGDYGTVLNRFLMQAAVGHPLTVHGTGGQTRAFIHIRDTVKCIQLAIENPPAHGDRVVIRNQMAETLRVRDLAELVANMTGVQVAYVNNPRNEAAENDLRVSNKSFRDLGLNPMTLQDGLLEETVEIAEKYSDRYVPQTVSAGSLWTKFQKPGVVSEVQRFHVPHRIAV; this is translated from the coding sequence ATGAACAATATCGTTGTAATCGGTGGCGACGGCTTTTGCGGGTGGCCAACGTCACTTCATTTGTCGCGGCGCGGTTATGACGTCACGATCGTGGACAACCTGTCTCGTCGTCGTATTGATGACGATCTGGGCGCACAGAGCCTGACGCCAATCACGACCATTGAAGACCGTATCACCGCCTGGGAAGAAGTCAGCGGACGCACAATCCGTTTTGAGATGCTGGATGTCGCGCAAGAGTTCGACAGGCTGGTTTCCCTGTTGGCTGAACTGAAGCCTGAGGCGGTCGTGCACTTTGGCGAGCAACGTGCCGCACCGTATTCCATGCGTGGGCTGACCGAGAAGCGTTATACCGTGGACAACAACATCAACGCCACGCACAACCTTCTGGCCGCAATTGCGGGTCTGGATCTGGATACGCATGTCGTCCACCTCGGCACCATGGGTGTCTACGGATACGATGGCGACGGTCTGGAAATTCCGGAAGGCTATCAGAAGGTCAAGGTGACCGGCGATGACGGCACAGAGTTCGATCGTGAAATCCTGTATCCGACCAACCCTGGCAGCGTCTATCACATGACCAAGTCCATGGATCAGCTGTTGTTCCAGTTCTATGCGAAGAACGACCGTATGCGGATCACCGATCTGCACCAGGGCATCGTTTGGGGTACCCAAACCCCTGAGACCAAGCTCGACGAGCGGTTGATCAACCGGTTTGACTATGACGGTGACTACGGCACGGTTCTGAACCGGTTCCTGATGCAGGCGGCCGTCGGTCACCCGCTGACTGTGCACGGCACAGGCGGTCAAACCCGCGCGTTCATTCACATCCGCGATACCGTGAAATGTATCCAGCTGGCGATTGAGAACCCGCCCGCACATGGCGATCGCGTGGTGATCCGAAACCAGATGGCAGAGACCCTGCGGGTGCGTGATCTGGCAGAGTTGGTCGCCAATATGACTGGCGTTCAGGTGGCTTACGTGAACAACCCACGTAACGAAGCAGCGGAAAATGATCTGCGGGTGAGTAACAAGAGCTTCCGTGATCTGGGTCTGAACCCGATGACCCTGCAAGACGGCCTGTTGGAAGAAACCGTAGAGATTGCGGAGAAATACAGCGATCGCTATGTGCCGCAGACGGTTTCAGCCGGGTCCCTCTGGACCAAGTTCCAGAAACCAGGTGTGGTTTCTGAAGTTCAACGGTTTCACGTGCCGCACCGTATTGCCGTTTAA
- a CDS encoding porin encodes MKRVFTAMTALVGFATAVAAEDAPADGRGVFGFYGQINRGVLSYDDGLSRDEYWFVDNSKSVSRIGATWVQDMRDGWRFRARGELALRWKETNRIDQDNPHDRDYKFDRGEIRKVEVEFRHDDFGVLFAGQGAMAADGFTGLDLSLTTVVAGTPVQDAAGGMFLRRVDGANSTLRIRQAFRSMGSSRRLRLRYDSPMLGGWRLAIAAGREVVSEASSSQFGKIFADASARYDGDHGDFRLRGGGAYRWIENGKNVFIASGSVLHRPSGWNFTLATGHEAAGGRYSYGKIGYIARWFDIGQTALSIDYYSGQDLYGGNIAGAGNGDSVSYGFAVVQKMRDPKIDFYALIRRYEYDTPTVAYHDSIAFLAGARWQF; translated from the coding sequence ATGAAACGGGTTTTCACCGCGATGACAGCCCTTGTGGGGTTTGCGACCGCTGTGGCGGCGGAAGATGCTCCGGCGGACGGGCGAGGTGTTTTCGGGTTCTACGGTCAAATTAACCGCGGTGTCCTGAGCTATGACGACGGGCTTTCGCGGGATGAATACTGGTTCGTGGACAATTCGAAATCAGTGTCTCGTATCGGCGCGACCTGGGTTCAGGATATGCGCGACGGTTGGCGGTTTCGGGCGCGGGGCGAATTGGCGCTGCGCTGGAAGGAAACCAACAGGATCGATCAAGATAATCCACACGACCGCGACTACAAGTTCGACCGTGGCGAGATCCGAAAGGTCGAGGTCGAGTTTCGACATGACGACTTTGGTGTGCTTTTTGCTGGTCAGGGCGCAATGGCTGCCGACGGGTTTACGGGGTTGGATCTTTCATTAACAACTGTGGTGGCCGGAACGCCGGTTCAGGATGCTGCTGGCGGGATGTTTTTGCGGCGCGTAGACGGAGCAAATTCGACTTTGAGAATACGGCAAGCCTTCCGGTCGATGGGCAGTTCGCGCCGGTTGAGGTTGCGTTATGACAGTCCGATGCTGGGTGGATGGCGTCTTGCTATCGCTGCAGGGCGCGAGGTCGTGTCAGAGGCGAGCAGCAGTCAATTCGGCAAAATCTTCGCGGATGCCTCTGCCCGGTATGATGGCGATCATGGTGACTTTCGGTTGCGAGGCGGCGGCGCGTACCGTTGGATCGAAAACGGCAAGAACGTCTTCATTGCGTCGGGTTCGGTGCTGCACCGTCCGAGCGGTTGGAACTTCACTCTGGCAACCGGACACGAGGCGGCTGGTGGCCGTTACTCGTATGGAAAGATAGGATATATTGCCCGATGGTTTGATATTGGGCAGACGGCGTTGTCGATTGACTACTACAGCGGCCAGGACCTGTACGGGGGCAATATAGCGGGGGCAGGTAATGGCGACAGTGTCTCGTATGGTTTTGCCGTGGTGCAGAAGATGCGGGATCCAAAAATCGATTTCTATGCCTTGATCCGCCGGTACGAGTACGACACGCCGACTGTCGCTTATCATGACAGTATAGCTTTCCTCGCGGGCGCGCGCTGGCAGTTCTGA
- a CDS encoding thiol-disulfide oxidoreductase DCC family protein: MTAHLREPFSFESLPEGTRVDRSRILLVMDGQCALCSRAARFIAAHDSDDRVRISPAQSELGQALLLHFGMKPDDPDSWLMLEGGMAYGSLDAVLRLARQLHWGFAVLAPLGWLPVGVQDWIYARIARNRYAVFGRDDLCALPSEALRRRLVE; the protein is encoded by the coding sequence GTGACAGCGCATTTGAGAGAGCCGTTTTCATTTGAGAGTCTTCCTGAAGGCACGCGTGTGGATCGTTCTCGGATATTGCTTGTGATGGACGGGCAGTGCGCGTTGTGTTCACGTGCGGCCCGTTTTATTGCGGCTCATGACAGCGACGACCGAGTGCGTATTTCGCCGGCGCAGAGCGAGCTTGGTCAGGCACTGCTGCTGCATTTTGGCATGAAACCAGATGATCCGGACAGTTGGCTCATGTTGGAAGGCGGCATGGCATATGGCTCGTTGGACGCAGTTTTGCGGTTGGCGCGGCAACTGCATTGGGGTTTTGCAGTGCTTGCCCCTCTCGGGTGGTTGCCTGTTGGCGTGCAGGATTGGATTTATGCACGGATCGCCCGCAACCGATATGCGGTGTTTGGTCGGGATGACTTATGTGCCTTGCCCAGCGAGGCGTTGCGAAGGCGATTGGTTGAATAG